Below is a genomic region from Flammeovirgaceae bacterium SG7u.111.
TTTTTAAGCCCCGTTTGGAAGCAAAAACGGTATTGGCTTTAGCCGAAACTAAGCTTTAAACCAAGAAAATTTATGCAGACTAAATCGTGATAAACTCTATTGGTTCAGTGCATCTAAAAGTAGTTGGTTTTTATTAGTGGAAAGGGTGGCCAGTCGAAAATGAAACTCGCTTAATCCTCTAAAGTTCGATGCATTTCTGATGAGGATTCCATGCTCGTTGACGAGCTTTAGCTTTAGGTCGGCGGCTTTTTGAGCTTTATGTTTCAATAAGAAATAGTGAGTGTGGCTAGGGCTAATTTCAAGGTCGTGGATTTTTGCCAATGCAGTGATTAATGCTGCTTTTTCGGAAAGAATATTGCCCATGTCAGGCTTCAGTGCATCGTAATTATCCATGATGAACTTGCCCGCTTCTACAGCCAAGGCATTTACCGACCAAGGCATTTTTAACCTTGTCAATTCTCTAATTACTTTTTCGTTCCCTAGCACATACCCCAACCGCAGCCCAGGCATGGCAAAAGTCTTGGTCAAGGATTTTACCACTACCAAGTTTTCCAACTCCTTTATATAAGGCACCGTACTTTCCACACTTGGGGCAAAATCGATATACGCTTCATCGATCACAAAAAGGGTCTGTTCATTCTGCTGTATAA
It encodes:
- a CDS encoding aminotransferase class I/II-fold pyridoxal phosphate-dependent enzyme, translated to MLHGHGDDAYLFDREIVADFSTNVWHKGTDQRLLNYLLQQQKKIGNYPEPSAESLAKAIASFHQLEETHALPTNGATEAFYLLAHWNRESPATIFYPTFAEYEDACLLHRCQMTYLPYRTINELPTLPKGMAFICHPNNPDGRATELSTLKKLIQQNEQTLFVIDEAYIDFAPSVESTVPYIKELENLVVVKSLTKTFAMPGLRLGYVLGNEKVIRELTRLKMPWSVNALAVEAGKFIMDNYDALKPDMGNILSEKAALITALAKIHDLEISPSHTHYFLLKHKAQKAADLKLKLVNEHGILIRNASNFRGLSEFHFRLATLSTNKNQLLLDALNQ